The Lathyrus oleraceus cultivar Zhongwan6 chromosome 5, CAAS_Psat_ZW6_1.0, whole genome shotgun sequence genome includes the window agtgagtgaagagattgactgtgaccgcgagctcgagctgtggataaagtcgtgcgtgccaggcgattggagggcctccaaaagcatcactgtcgctcatccggaagtgtagtatttctgttttaattttgtttgcatgaaagccatacgttttgcccgaaacgtactggtccattgtaagggccatctcatgtgtttcattatgcaaccttttgcatcagtaataaatggatgtttttgtaattaacaacggtgttccctgtttttcacttttttgtagttttgaaaaataaaaaaatggcaatgtttttcgttcTATTTCCTTTTGAATTTGTCTCGgtccaacctcaaaagtgattaccctcctgatctcatcgataaaaattcggttacacctttatatgacttcgacaattcgaccTATCATGCCGAAGGAGGAGGCGAGGAAGATTGTGATCTGTTGGAATTAGCCGGGTCGTTGAaaccagaggagaaggtgattcaaccgcatgaggagtgctcagaattgttgctccaagcaccgccgaggtcagaaagcgaatattgaggccgcttcagaggcaagtcaagaacaagatggtatatgtgcgcctggttgtatctagatacaccaaggtaggataccaatgttgtggaggcacgagttaccatggagagaagactgtcctccagggAAGCGGAAATCggtgctgaaagatgagaatgtgtgtAGACTGTCGAGACGTGAGcagagctaatctgaaagatgaattcccggtacgtcacaacgaggtattggttgattataatgctcagtttatcttcatggatggcttcttggccgagaccagactgaattgttgccagatgatatgaagtaaactatgtccatcacacaaggggcaccgtctggttataaggtgatgtcgttcagtatcgagaaggccggtgccaagtatcagaagtctagggtgactttgtttcatgatatgattcatcatgaaagcaaatgccatgttgatgacatgatagcaaagtcccaagcagaagaggggcatccggtggatcaagttgtttgacaggtagagataactcatactgttgagttcgaatcAATGCACTTGCGGAGTGTTGTCCAGCAAACTGCCGAGGCATGTTGTgaatgaaagaggaatcgaggtttttcctgtaaaaaaaaaaaaaaaaaaaagagagaacAGTGCAAGgaatgcctgaaccaaaaacaaacaaaaaagaaaggaatcaaacggtcaggtggaatgatgattgccaaggggcatttgaAAAAAAGAGGATAAATTGCAGGAATTTCTGATTCCATTGTTTCCCAGGGGGatgattgttaatctggtacttgacagccctcaaaGGGTCTATAAGGtgcgtattgggtcagcatgactcgtctggtcgaaaagagtatgcaatttacctaagcaaaaagtttatcgactgtgaaacaatacactcactgttcgaaaaaacttgatgtactttggcataggctgctcgccgactgagacagtgtatgctgattcataccactttgtggatgtccaaaatgaATCTGATCAggtatgtgtttgagaagctagtagcaacccatggaaGGTTATCGACCAAGGAAGTTGGAGatccctgatgaggacatctcgaggcACTCAAATCGAAAGGTTGGGggtgaccgatcccggaggaggggccaggccctgaatccgaacggattctgatgtctgatggggagagtttaaggtgaatgagctagtgcttccccgataacatttgaacacaccaacgatggtggctgagtacgaagttggtatcctgagtgtcgtacttcggtACGTGCATCTACCTGGGGCAGTGGTACCCAGTGAgtgaagcgtgttgttaaccgagaagtgcgacctcgtgggtagcatggaagagatgtggtgttgaaaaggatccttcctcctcaacgatcgtggggcaagtggatgAACAGTTATGAATGTTcgttcgtggtcaaaaaggtctcctctgacagagccttgttgttgataaccacggatgatgaggattttccatcccctgtgagTGCGGACGCAGTTTAAAGGTACTTCGTgaaaagagacccgctggacaaaaagaataaaagagtccaggcaaaaaagggcatcccggcgaaccgaaaaaaaaaagagaaaaggttcgggcaaatGTTAGGGAtaatgaaaaaactgtacacccgacaagtcgaaaaccccacaagggcgacttgggcaaaaaagggtatcccggtggactgaaacctgaaagggcggtccaggcaaaagagggaatgaaacgaacaactgcgtctagcatgatcgtttggGCTTTGAATGACTTGGATAATCTTCGATAGAGACCGATTAGAAGCATTTTGTTCAGAAGGCCGAAGGTGCGGAAggtcttgaggacatatgaggtgtaatcgagttggaacccgatgagatcacggtttcacattgccattaggataaatattttttccttttgtgtgcaatcacctctttccagggtttgcctCCTGCGCGTCGCTCAGTTCTGGGCCGtcctttttgtttcagtcaataaatgcgtgttcagtcaaataattttgtttttgttttcattaccgttttgattacgaaaacatccattcgttttgataagaatagttgcatttggaaacatagaggtcccttccgatgcgtgcttataagattgaaatctggaaatcttattcggaagtttgagtgacctaggtgttgaaatatggggcacgcctggggcacgcttttatctaacaatctcttgtgcaggtgcttttagatatcttcattcgttggcatgtagtggtatgaaaccttttgacaaaagagaTCCCTGCAGAGCCCGACCAGGGGCAATGGATAGACAAACGGTGAAAAGCCCGTGACAGAGTTGTGATGGCGACCCTGGAGGATTAATCatcttcaaagtctaaggactggaaagtttgtatgcatcccaggaattcgatcttcgtgggatgaatCAGAGGAGTCTAGGCGAGTCTGGGTGTTCTCAAAAGAGGAAAGCCGACACTGTGGGTGGATgatggatgccgctgttcggcgactcgacaggtgttccgtgtccaataagctgtatttccccagtgggtgtgagagggttacctccctaacagattcgagatcagtgtctcctcagcaagcctgaaggttgccgtatccccagcggagttgtgattgttttccaagtctgaagctgtcttcccagcagaggttgtgttgatggtttttccccagcaaaggttgtctttccccagcaggttgGAAATGGACGCGGTGATGAAAccctcagcacagttcctggagcTCCCTGGCGTTGTCcctggaggagacgtgtgttttatgcatccatcatttagacaagcatagcatattgcatcattagtgcatagcatttccatgatcatggggcattgtgtaaaacaaaaaaaaaactcatgcatcaacattgcaaacatgtccattagccctaggcaGTAGTGACCAGCCGAGATTCGGTTGTTagaaagagtttagcatcgcgccattggatcggcttcagagttgggttcctcagcatggttgagaggttggtgttttcccaacaagtgattccttagtcgagtgggtatccccagcagtgttactccccaattgttagcgtcttgccagcttgggtctgTTTCCCTAGCggatgtgggtgtgtctgatctctccatgtagagccaaccccttaagcagaaagtgtctatcctttcctgccatttccccactgagatacatcctcatggatgacggttgtttccgttccctcccaacacacattgggatgggttttccctattgagttctttcctcactaggatgagtcttgtttcagtctgcctttttggatcgatcctaaattggctccccgttgactgtttcttgtgcttccctggggcataaatgaatagttgctcactaaccggcactcgttcatcttatcctcagcggaatttgtgggcctctacctacaaaccggtagttgtaagtcctatcgtcgtggttttctacctacaagctggtagttgtaaaatcccactttcaccccctagcagaggtaacctttgtggttcatgctgtttgttggcttctacctacaaaccggtagttgtaagtcctatctttgtggttttccacctacaagctggtagttgtaaaatcccactttcatcccctagcagagttaaccctttgtgctcatcctggtcgatgactggttacttttctgtggttttctgcctacaaaccggtagatgtaatcccctctttgtggtattgatagtcttgtcccctttggatacttgccttgatcaagcagtattgtccccattgggtcttccccttcttcttggatacttgctccgagtaagcaactttatcctcttttgattggtcatcttttgcatacctagtctggtaccccgttgcctttcttttcggtcgtttatccatttaacaacctacaacccggttatggataatcttccatgcgagtgtattatctacgttttgacggctatagataatatatctcatgcactctttggtcaatctttcgattgttatccccagcatgggtctttggcatgcgtgtcggctcacgtatcactgttttgttatcttcgccgatgctgatagacatgaagaattttccggtgttcagaccgaggcggtattcagaccgaagtggcgttcaggccaatttccgattttcagatcgaagaagtttccgacgatcaggtcgatgtacttatggcattcaggccaattttccggtgttcagaccgaggcggtattcagaccgaagtggcgttcaggccaatttccgattttcagatcgaagaagtttccgacgatcaggtcgatgtacttatggcattcaggccaattttccggtattcagaccgaagtggcgttcaggccaatttccgattttcagatcgaagaagtttccgacgatcaggtcgatgtacttatggcattcaggccaattttccggtgttcagaccgaggcggtactcagaccgaagtggcgttcaggccgatttccgattttcagatcgaagaagtttccgacgatcaggtcgatgtacttatggcattcaggccaattttccggtgttcagaccgaggcggtatccagaccgaagtggcattcaggccagttcccggtatccagaccgaagtggcgttcaggccgatttccgattttcagatcgaagaagtttccggtatccagaccgaagtggcattcaggccagttttccgattttcagatcgaagtggtgtttagaccagatttccggtgatcagaccaacattgatactctcatattccgatgcttagtgcGGCGTTCAGaccatgggtattcctgtgttaccatttattttggtattcaggtcaactttctatttcggtactcaggccgattcTCACCATATaagacggattcttcttttgagattgcttctttgacgatgctgacaggcattgtttcatagggattcatgatcaaaatccgggtcttcttagtatttaaccatctcccactacGATCATGTGAAGAACatcctgcttcatattctctagttgaagacgcttaaataggagcaactgtcataccccgattttgctcctgaattttttatgtttgtttggcatgcttggcctaaccttactttggtttCTTATATGGGGATTGGTtttggtccaaagtcatggtgtttgttcatgtgattgttaatgcacatatggtcttggtcatctGAACAATCAagcttcttgtgtttcaagccacttgctggtcgtgttattggttcatggatactatgtcaaaaccataaccttatggtcttatttcatggttttgtccatacacattatcagtcaagttattttcttttcaagagtcaaacattcaagttatgattaaaccaattgtgaaaccaacttcaaaccattttgttaatccatttcaattttatttcattacatttggttccatacaaaaaaaatacacaaaaattgacactttgaccaattgttgactttggtcaacagttgactttttggtcaactttgaccaaaatCAACCCTAAATCCTAGTACCCtaaatttcaccataatcatcaATCCATTGTCTGTTTacaagaaaaaacaaaaaaaatatataaattttgACTAATTGTTGACTTTGgccaacagttgactttttagtcaactttgaccaaagtcaacctccCCATGTTCTGATCATCCAAAACCTAATCTAGCCTTTTTTCTTGATTCTTCATCCAATTTCCACGCTTGGTTGTGTTATCTTTTGGTTGCTTCATTTCCAAGTAAATGGCTTTGTTTCTACCTCATGCATAGCATGCCTTGTTTGACATGTTGGCTCATCAAATCTTGGCCTTAGTTTTCCCTGAACCAGGTCTTAATACAGCACACTGCAGCATCAATAAACCCATATTATGTTGTGAGATACAATTCTGAAAATGACATCCCTGCGGGAGTCCAAGGGGGAACAACTTTGGTCTCATGTGTACCAGAATTTGCTGATCGTGTGCTTAATAATAACAAGGATCTTTATAGGAAAGGCTATGATGCATCTGGTCCAAATGATGAAGAGTTGTCTGATGAAGTAGAGTTTTCGGATGATGAGAAAGAAGCTGAATACAGGAAAATGCAGAGAATGACAAAGAGAGGGAATAGTGATCAAAATCCTGGCAGGAgaagaaacaataaaaataagtTTTCATTGAAAGAGATGGTGCCACCTACTCTCCCTAATGCATCTACAGCAGCACATCATGTGTTACATACCGCCCCTAATGCACCTGCAGTAGCACCATTGGTTAATCATGGAAATCGATCTTCATTTTTAGGCACTGGACAGGGTGGAATTACCACAGTTTCTCCATTTCAACCTTTAAATGCAGGTCCTAACTTTGCTGCAAATGCAATGTGGGCAAATCAGACAACATTTCCTCAGCAGTCGCAGCTTTCCCTGCTTCCAAATGCATTTCTTACAAATGCCATGTCATATTATCCACAAAATACACAATTTTCTCATCAGTTTCCTGTGCGAGGAGGTCCGTTCCAACTGCAACCAAATTCCTTGCTCACAAAACACCAACCTTTACCCTGCTGAACTGGCCCTGCATTCATCAATAACCAAATACCCTAATCACATGATCAAACATGGTACATACATGATTGATTTGGCAAAGCAATGCACATGAATTATGGTTTTGAACTCACCTTGACACACCTTGTACTAGCCTCCTGTCATCATGGTCCTGCAGCTGCCAAATCGAAACTTGAATTCCATAAGGTCATGGCGTGATGACTGAACTTAGAGCAGATGATTTGAAGCAATTCCATTTGAACAAACTTGTACCAATTCACAATGCATCACAAACCAACCTGCGATGTATCAGCTGCAGTTAAGGCTTCATTGCACAATTGCCTTACAAAACCAAACCACCATGGTTCTCATACCTATTATCCACGAGCACCTGCTGCAGAACTAGTACATGAACATTAAGCCAGCATAAGCCTTAAGCAACAGAAGATCCTCCCTGGTTCAGCCATGACACCCAAAACAGACAAATGCATCCGAAGTTGTAAGTCCACAGCAACTGGCctataatcaaaacaaaatatCCAAAGACTTGTCTTCCAAACTGAGTGCCAAAACACAAGCCTTGAAACATAATCAGACTGGCAGATGGTTGTGAGTCTACTAACCTGTTAGAAAAAGCCATCAAACAAAATCAGAATACCACAAGGTACATGCTAAGGCATTGTTTAAACCAAGGACGGATATCCCATGAGATGCACCAAACCATAACAGCCCTGCACAAACACCATCCTGCTGTCATGAAACAACGTATTGCCACGAAGAGCTTTTTCGTTGCAGATGCATACATGCTGCTACAACATTGCTGCCAAGAAATCCAACCAACTTTCCGTCAACACAACATGTTGCATCACCAAGACCACCATAGCCATGAATCGCTACCCTCAATTTTCCTTGCCCTGCTGATGGAGACAAATGGTGTTGATCATGTTGCCGAAGGGTTGCATCGCTGGCTGTGATGTTGCAGGTGGCATTTCCACAGTCCAAATCCATTAGCCGGCAACATGAGACATCATTAATGTATAGGATCAAAGCACCCAGTTGCACCAAGCAAAAGATGCAATCTCACCTGCCCATGGCTCCTAATGTACAATCTCAAGGGCAAAATACAATGTCACATGCAGTTACAGGTCATCACTCCTATCCCCAACCTCTGCCTCATCAGAATATGCAAGTGGGAGCCCCTCAATCTAACATGCACTTGAATCCTTCAAGTGGGCAGCTCCAGGGCCAGCATCCTGTCCAGGTGCGGAATCAGTTTCCTCAGCAAACTCCAATGATGCGCCCAAATCAGTCTCATGCTATGTATCCTAATCAGCAGGTAGCTTTGTTGCCTCCATCTGTTCAGGGTCAAAGCACCCCTCCTCTGCAACCGCAGCCAGGATACACTCCTAATCAACAAACTGGACAAACCAACCAACGTCCTATTTTGCAACCGGTTGAACAAATATTACCTCAACAACCATTTGCACAACACCAGACCCCAATGCCATCTCATCTTCGACCTCAAGGTCCTCCAGTACATTCATTTTCCAAGCATGCTTATCCCCAGTCCAAGGGTAATAATACCGCACTATCTCAAAATGTCGTTGGAAGGCCTTCAATTCCCAATCATGCAGGACACGTACCGCCATTTGCACACTCTGCCAATACAATTCCTGTTAGACCAGGGAATCAGAATATGTTGGTTGGGACCAATAATCAAGTGCAGTCAAGGGCACCAGAACCAATTGAAAGACAAGGTGATGTCACTGAGCAACAAACTGACTCTGCCTCGGGGAAACTTGGAAAAAATGTGTCGAAATCTGAAAAAGAAACAAGGTTGAAACCCACTGAGGTTAGGAGTAAGCAAAATAGTGAAGATCCACACTCTGTGAAGACTTTAGGCCTAAATGTTAATGCATTTGAAAATGGTGATACGTTGAATAAGAATGTTGGAAAGGGTGA containing:
- the LOC127082182 gene encoding uncharacterized protein LOC127082182; translated protein: MEMTEEDQLKVPLAVVPKPLVLIQHTAASINPYYVVRYNSENDIPAGVQGGTTLVSCVPEFADRVLNNNKDLYRKGYDASGPNDEELSDEVEFSDDEKEAEYRKMQRMTKRGNSDQNPGRRRNNKNKFSLKEMVPPTLPNASTAAHHVLHTAPNAPAVAPLVNHGNRSSFLGTGQGGITTVSPFQPLNAGPNFAANAMWANQTTFPQQSQLSLLPNAFLTNAMSYYPQNTQFSHQFPVRGGPFQLQPNSLLTKHQPLPC